A segment of the Coffea arabica cultivar ET-39 chromosome 8c, Coffea Arabica ET-39 HiFi, whole genome shotgun sequence genome:
CAAATAGTGGGttataaatttttgtatttattttaatacataaaaagttgtgggttataaccaaccctatcaccagtcaaatttaaaatttaaaactttctcATAATCTACTTTATAAAccgtttatagtttgttatttatactttaaatcctttttactctttaattaaagacaaatgttCATTCacatgctattttaatacaattttaattCGCAAGCATACAACATAATCAAGAAACAGCAGAACCAATTAGAACTacattttgacccaaaaaaaattaggcTTAGATGGCACTGGCACGTTGCCGTAACTTGCGATGCCAATTAGAACTATTTAGTTTTTTAATCCTATAATATCAGTCTGctacaaaaaaataatattttactagcATGCGGTATTTGCGTACAAAATTTCAGAGGTAAATCAAATGCTTTTACTTATACTCTATataatttgaatagttttttaGCGAATATCCATACTATACAGGACCCTCACTTTGTACAATTGGAGCTATCAAATTGTGTATCAATCACAATTTAGATTTTGCTCGATATCTGCGCAGTTGGTGAGTTCCATCAGTAACACTATAtcaaatttttaatattttttcatACTCATATCAACatgtatttcaaaaatttgtaggTTTGAAAATGATACATGTGTTTGAAAGTTAGTTACGTGGTTGAGGTCAAACAATGTTACAACATTACAAGCATTGCTGATagcaaattcaaagaaaatatgaaTATCCGAATATACAATCATGCGTATGGTAAACTTACTCTATTGAATTTAATTACtgcacaaattttttaaatttataatccTAACCTATACCTTCTTTCATTCTTACTGAATTAAATATTTTGGAATACTTGCTTACATTCAGAGCATTAACATAGAAAACACGTTCTATAAGTTGTGCAAAAATTGTGGATAACTATGTGAAGAtcgtttttcaaaaacagtgtGTATGCATTGTAATGACGTAGCCGACACTGTTGTTAggtaattaatttcatgtaccTTTAATTTCAACAAAATTTTCTGTATTTTATATAACTTTTTATTTGTCAAACAGGTATAATGTTAACATACAAATCAAAGATTCCAGTTATAACATGTATCTTATTTTACAGGACAGACATGCATTATTCATATTTGATTGTAATGTTTCTTATCTCAAAAAATTACAAAGGAAGATAGAATTTattgatatatatatttattttttataatgctatttataaactatgtaaaaaaaaatactatttttGAATTTCGCACGTACTTAATTCTCAGAACAATGGTGATAGGTTCTTCAACCAATGAATCAATTCATGTAAAGATTatgcattttcatttgtagtacgcattccacaaaattcaacagaattaattaaatcatcaattttgactttcgtactaaaagttgattggtgtgaagagtgttcgcaccttcatgcaagattatcaaatcgaatacataatatttgtaagtattttattttaacaacatttaattacatttatttttattcatatatcattcattttctaatataaatttctattatttttttaggATCTATCTTCCAAAAAAAGATAATTTTCGAAtaatatacacattttatcatatttcaaactattatTAGAtagatattatattttaattatgttggtacaattttttaaccttttttaatgcacccttttattttcatttttacaaTAATATCAGCACCGTGCATAGCACGGGTATTCATACTagtctatatgtattgcagaggGGGTTTTAATGGAGAGGCTCTCAATGGTTTCCAAACTCCCAATtcttttttctatattttttatttattttaatacataaaaaagtAATGGGTTATAACCAATCCTATCACcagttaaatttaaaatttaaaacttttccattatctacttcataaaccatttataatttgttatttatactttaagtcctttttactccttaattaaagacaaatgctcatttgtacgctattttaatacaattttacAATTTTATAATTAAGATATATTTATCACTAAACTAATCCTATAACCACCCTACAAATGAGCACAATcacgtttcaaaaaaatcaccataTCACCACCACGTTTCCCACTTCAATTAAGACTCctccaatttaagaatttcATTCTAATTAAAACTCCTTCAAGACATAGCATCCTATAATTCATTCTTGCAACCAAATTATCCCATATGCTCATTTGTCATCTTTTGGTTAATAAAAGGGGCATTCAGATCGTTATTTTTTAGAttgtttataaaaaattttaaaacaaatatTTCTTTAAACGATTATCTTGGGAAATCATCACAAAAaatagtagtatttcaccaaagttgtgcccaattatttttccttcttgattataattataattctttatttgaaaaaaatcttgaaaagtAAGATAATGAATTCTAAATAATAAAAGGAATAGAAAGATTGGAGTATAAGGCTGAAAAGGGTAAAAATAAGGTAATGAATCCTAAATAGTGAAAGGAACATAAAGATAGGAGTATAGGATTGGGGAGAGTAAAGTCAAGGAGGCTATAGTTGTGGGTTGGGATGAAACTATCAAAATGGATTATTTATGTGGCTTAAATAGATAtaattttatgtgatttttgttATCTTttccatttataacccattgcaagattttatttatattttctcCTATATTCTTTCAGCAACAAAAAAATAGATCATTGTaatcaacaaaaataagaaCACGTTGCATTAATAAATAAAGTTTTACCTAAAAAATTACATAGAAGACCCCATGGTGGTGATCATAAGGAGTTTTAATTTTGTCACTCTACAAGAAtcttaaaataatttagatatGAATGCAAGAAATCAATTTATACTTAATGAGTTAATTAAAACTTTGAAAGAGAGGAGGGAGGAAGTAggataaaatttaacaaaataaaaaacaggAAAAGAATTTACAAAAAGTAGAATATAATTATTGAATTTGTTACTAATGAATTTGAATCTAAGTCTAACTTAATTAGGTCCAAATAGGTAGTCCCAATCTATCCATTTAATAGCCACTAATTAATGAGTTTAATTGGGTTACCGATTTAAAGATAATAAAATTGCGTACCCATACCCATTTGTTGAAGAGCAAGTTGAAAAATTGATCATTATTTACAATTATATATGGAGAGTAACAGGATATAAGGTAAATAGGATGCGAAATTGGGTAAGAGATTACATAATTTGATAGAAGCAAGTTAGAGTGAAGGAAAGGTAGAGTTTGCAGGATAGAGAAGAGTTTAAAGGGAATGAAAAGTTTGGGTTAAAAAGGTGAGAAAGAGAGTAATGAAAAGTATGGAAAAGTCAATAAGAAGTGATGCAAAAAAAGAGAACATGGCAAGGAAGGGTAACATTTTATGATTGGTATGCTTATAGTatttctttatatatttttgtgacctttgttcatattttttaatatacaGTAAGGTTTGAGATAAAGTATATAAAtacaatataaattaaatactaaaatagtactcttataattttttaaaccttttttcatgtaattaatataaataattcatttactattattattattatactaAACATTAATCCGTGCATTGCACGGGTTGCAACACTAGTATTATATGTATTTAAAAGTGTCAGTAtagattatttttaattttttttgtcatgTTTCGATAATCTAACTATTTAAGAATAGTAGTTTAATTATGATATTTGTACATTTTTTTTCAGTCTTACcttcacaaattcaaaatttaaatttaaataataatatgCATATGATTAAAAGGGGCAACTATATTAGAAAAAAGATTTAAAAATACCTTAGCTTTCTTAATATGataaatattttgagatattttaaaataaaaaaaaatgacgcGTTCAATAACAATAATGAAAACATGACATTTACAACTACAAGGAAGAGTAGAGTAGTAGAATATTCCGAGAGAAAGTTTTAGCCATCGTGACATATATATAGTCTAGCTTTGGAAATGCGCAAAAGGCGGAAAAGCGTCTTTCCGTTGCCGCACGGCCATAGAATACAGTAGTGGTGCAGTGGGATCCAACTGCCAACAGGGAGGAATCAATCACCAGTTCTGCTTCCATCCCGTGTTTGCTTTTCCACCACGTATGGGAAAAAAGGTTCTTTAACTCTTAGTGCCATGATTTGTTTTTGCTCTTTCCCATCACCTTTAGTCCGTTGTATGTTTTAATAATCAATCATTAAGGCAGCATAAAACAAAAGCATAGAGGTAGTAATTAACATGAACATCAATAATCACAATGCACTACAACCTCGTAGCACCATGAAGAAGTCTCTTCTTGTTTATTACTTTATTGCAAGCCTTCCCTTTTTTTCACGCGCACATTAGCATTTGAGATCTTTGTTTTCAGTCTTTGCGGCCGCAATTCAGTCTTGGCAATTGAACCATACACTCGTCACAATTTGTATGTTTGAGGTATCAGCTAGTAAACCACCAGCTTTGGGTCGGTTGCCACTACCAAAGCGTTAATGCTTGATTAAGGATTaagggtttaaatcttatctTTCATCAATTGCTATAATATATAGATCtgtttaaaaaattcatacGAATACGTAGTGCATCCATTTAATACGATAGTGATTTAGTCTCCTTCAAGTTACCCTTCGACCTCTTCACGTTCATCCTTCGCCTAATATAGAATAGTGTAGGTCTATcgtatttgacaaaaaaaaaaaaaaaaaaagaggtatcAGCTAGTAGAATTAACTGTGTCAACTTGGTTTCTTTTTGATagtcttattttttcttttttgtatctGTATCAAATTATAATTCACTTTTTAACTGAAAAATATAgttaatttttatgttttaaaataCTTTTATTTAATATACTTTGTTATCAGTGCTTTGATTCGGCCTTCTATCAACAATTGTTCTGATCCACATCTTGAATAGTGTAACTTTCCATCGGTATTATTGTTGTAATTAATACAAAGGAATACTGGTTAGTAGCCTTACCCTTAATATTACCATACTAacaccttaaaaaaaaattaatagataaGATTTACTCTTCCAACAAAAAGTGAATTGATTGTTTTAAACTGCATAAAAAGAAATTAAGACTATTAGTATAAATTATCTATAAATGGTTTTATGATATTTAACGAGAGGTTCTTGAGTATTTGCGGTATTGACGTTTGTGTAGCAAATTTTTTAAATGTCCAAAAGGTCATGTTGGGACATGTGCTGCTTAGCACTTAAAAGGAGATTAgcgtcaaaagtcaagaaatgaGTATCCAAAAATGTAAGATTAGAACACCTTAAGGATTGGATATACTCCTACCATTTACtgtctccctttttttataattgacatttaagaaatttgccctagtttacttttatctgtcgttttattaTCTCCATACagtaaattattttttcacaattttacccttttatctctcttttccaatacagggttcttaattactactcATAGTAATTATTACATGCTTTTGGCCTAGTAAAACAACACCATTTAGTAttctagtgagagaaaatatggatgaattggataattaatgagggtataaaagaaaagtagtgtatagatttaagcaatgaaaaacttttcttaattggtgtgcaaaaccttaaacgtcagttataaaaaaggGGAGGGAGTATTTGTGTAAGAAATTAGTAGCTTTCTCCGTAACTCAATTGGACTCTGGTTTTGTTCGGTATGGCAAATTAAATATTatgcttcttttttctttaaatacatttttcatgGAATTTAGCAAATCTTTTAATCGCAAAAATAATCTCATCGCCAGCCATCAATTCACCCCTATTAAAATCCAGCTACTCATCACTCTGTTTCTTGCAGCCTAAATTgcgattggaaatttgggacCAAAGCCAGGCCACCACATTGATATCAGACTGTCAAAGCAGGCTCGTTGCATAGCATATGGCATGTCATTATCCAGATATCAAAATAGACCTAATAAGATTTGAGTCCATCCGTAAATTGCCACGCGGGCGTATTAGTTAGAACAACCCTTTGAAAGGCTAATTGACTTAAATTTGTTACTTAAGTAATGTCCTCAAAAAATGAATTCATTCTAATTACGCATTAATTTTTAGCTCACTTATttatcaataattaattatattgTTGTTCATATATAATATTGAGTTTGTTTTAATagccattatttttttttaaatgttagtatttcacttgcatcacaattataatttttaatcaattttttttttatttttaataatttttttatttcacatgtaTCATATTAGTAATAAAAAAAGGATTACTCTTATATACtctgacagtatatacactttTCACTATTAGATACATGACACATaatatgaatttgaatttgaaactcaaatttgatatatgtgTAAAATCTGAAACTtagattttataattttaattaaaaattataatttaaaaCTCAGATTTTACATACGTGTCGTATATTCAACCGTGACAgtgtatatataaaatttactctttaaaaaaaaatgttatcataattattttaaataatttctcAAATAATCTAATGTCCAGACACGATCGATCCATATTCCCACCGACGTAATGACAAGAAGTATATTTCGTAGACGctcgttttaaaaaaaaaaaaaaaatcgaaattcAACCCATAAATTGTTATATCCGTTTCAGACACCAGTAACAATCAAGAACCTggaagggagagagagaaatggTGGTGGTTGGATATCACAAGCAGCTCCGGCGGATTCCTCTCTTGATCCTTGCGttcttcttctcttccttttttgcCTCCTGTAGCAGCCTGAAAGCTAATGTAAAGAGTGACTTCACTATCTTGTTAGCCTTCAAATCTTCTTCTGATTCTTCAAATTCTCTAGCTTCCTGGACCAACATTTCTTCCCACCACCCTTGTTCTGCATGGCTTGGGGTTACGTGCAACCCCAAGACTAAGCGGGTCACTAAACTCGTTCTCAACTATCTCAACCTCACTGGGTCAATCCAGGATTTAGCTGAGCTCACTCAGCTCCGCCACCTCAGCCTCCACCACAACCGCCTCTCCGTCACGCCCAATTTCACCGCTTGGCCCAGCCTTAGGCACCTTTACCTCTCTCACAACCACTTCACCGGAAAATTCCCCGCCGGGATTTCCCATCTGAAGGGCCTCCGGCGCCTCGACTTGTCCTTCAATTATTTCTCAGGCGAAATTCCGGTGACCGGGTTGACTCAGTTGACTCACTTGCTCACTCTCCGGCTGGAGTCTAACTGGTTTAACGGAACTTTGGGTCCCGATAATTCGTCTCTCGAATCGCTTTTGAACTTCAACGTCTCCGAAAATGGCCTCACCGGAGAAATCCCATCGTGGCTGTCCAAATTTCCTGCGTCGTCGTTCGCCGGAAATGTTCGTCTCTGCGGAAGGCCATTGCCGTCTGATTGTTCATTTAAGCCAGCTGTGGTTAATCCAAGAGCTGGGAAGGATGGTCCCCTGCCAATTGGAGTTACCGATGTTAAAAAGGAGAGGAGCTCCAAAAATGGGATGGTGCTAATGATCATTATGATCGATGTAGTCGCAGTTATGCTGATTACTTTGGCCGTTGCATGTTGTTGTTACAGGAGAAAATACAGTCAAGCtcgagaaagaaggaaaaatgcgAAAGGTACAACTGGTATAGCGTACGGTACTACCGCCAGGGACGGTGCCAGTGGGGAAATGGTTTGTTTTGAGGGCTGCAAGGGTTTTGCTAAGGTTGAAGACTTGTTGACGGCGTCGGCAGAGATGCTAGGGAAGGGGAGTGTGGGGACCACTTACAGGGTTGTGATGGACGGTGGTGATGTGGTGGTGGTGAAGAGGGTGAGGGAGAAGGTAAAGAAAATGAAGGATGTTGATGGGTTTTTGAGGGAGATTGGT
Coding sequences within it:
- the LOC140013876 gene encoding probable leucine-rich repeat receptor-like protein kinase At1g68400; this translates as MVVVGYHKQLRRIPLLILAFFFSSFFASCSSLKANVKSDFTILLAFKSSSDSSNSLASWTNISSHHPCSAWLGVTCNPKTKRVTKLVLNYLNLTGSIQDLAELTQLRHLSLHHNRLSVTPNFTAWPSLRHLYLSHNHFTGKFPAGISHLKGLRRLDLSFNYFSGEIPVTGLTQLTHLLTLRLESNWFNGTLGPDNSSLESLLNFNVSENGLTGEIPSWLSKFPASSFAGNVRLCGRPLPSDCSFKPAVVNPRAGKDGPLPIGVTDVKKERSSKNGMVLMIIMIDVVAVMLITLAVACCCYRRKYSQARERRKNAKGTTGIAYGTTARDGASGEMVCFEGCKGFAKVEDLLTASAEMLGKGSVGTTYRVVMDGGDVVVVKRVREKVKKMKDVDGFLREIGGLRHPNIVSLRAYYSSREELLLVYDFLQAGSLHNLLHGNRGPGRTPLDWPTRLKFALGSAGGLAFLHCYTKAKLFHGHLTSANILIDNQGNACISDIGVHQLLQAPSSSTNNNNAYKAPEMLLLGNAAANYNQTRKYSQKCDVYSFGVVLLEILTGKMATSEGETSLAKWVQRVSREEWTWDVFDFELVRFKEMEEEMTALLQVAILCLASSAKDRPKMTAVHKMIEDIIRVQKG